The genomic segment CGTAAAGTGCCTTATGACACGCTGGTCATGGCGCTTGGCAGCACCTCCAATGACTTCAACACACCGGGCGTCAAAGAGCACTGCATTTTCCTTGATAACCCGCATCAGGCGCGTCGTTTCCACCAGGAAATGCTGAACCTGTTCCTTAAATACTCCGCTAACCTTGGCGCGAACGGCAAAGTCAATATCGCTATTGTCGGTGGCGGCGCAACGGGCGTTGAGCTCTCGGCTGAACTGCACAACGCGGTAAAACAGCTGCACAGCTATGGTTATAAGGGGCTGACTAACGAGGCGCTTAACGTGACGCTGGTCGAAGCGGGCGAACGTATTCTGCCTGCGCTGCCGCCGCGTATCTCTGGCGCGGCGCACAATGAACTGACCAAGCTTGGTGTCCGTGTGCTCACCAACACGATGGTCACCAGTGCGCAGGGAGATGGCCTGAACACCAAAGACGGCGAGTTTATTCAGGCTGACCTGATGGTCTGGGCGGCCGGTATCAAAGCGCCAGATTTCATGAAAGAGATTGGCGGACTGGAAACCAACCGCATCAATCAGCTGGTGGTCGAGCAGACGCTGCAAACCACGCGCGACCCGGACATCTTCGCCATCGGCGACTGTGCGTCTTGCCCGCGTCCGGAAGGGGGCTTTGTTCCTCCGCGCGCCCAGGCGGCGCACCAGATG from the Cronobacter condimenti 1330 genome contains:
- a CDS encoding NAD(P)/FAD-dependent oxidoreductase; protein product: MTTPLRKIVIVGGGAGGLELATQLGHKLGRGKKAKVTLVDRNHSHLWKPLLHEVATGSLDEGVDALSYLAHARNHGFQFQLGSVVDINRDAKTITLAELRDEKGELLVAERKVPYDTLVMALGSTSNDFNTPGVKEHCIFLDNPHQARRFHQEMLNLFLKYSANLGANGKVNIAIVGGGATGVELSAELHNAVKQLHSYGYKGLTNEALNVTLVEAGERILPALPPRISGAAHNELTKLGVRVLTNTMVTSAQGDGLNTKDGEFIQADLMVWAAGIKAPDFMKEIGGLETNRINQLVVEQTLQTTRDPDIFAIGDCASCPRPEGGFVPPRAQAAHQMATCALDNILAQIKGKPLKPYVYKDKGSLVSLSKFSTVGSLMGNLMRGSMMIEGRIARFVYISLYRMHQIALHGYFKTGLMMLVGSINRVIRPRLKLH